The Coccidioides posadasii str. Silveira chromosome 5, complete sequence genome has a segment encoding these proteins:
- a CDS encoding uncharacterized protein (CAZy:GT20~EggNog:ENOG410PH2A~COG:G~BUSCO:1165at33183) yields MPTDALEDHVKDTIAEKLDVDYACLTVFANDSDFDGHYLHFCKTILWPVFHYQIPDNPKSKAYEDHSWVYYKAVNQAFADRIVRNWKRGDIIWVHDYHLLLVPSMIRKQLPDAKIGFFLHTAFPSSEVFRCLSVRKELLYGILGANLVGFQTQEYCHHFLQTCSRILTVEATNEGVQLEDRFVNVGTFPIGIDPPSLDLRRKGSDVENWMRTIRDRYQGKRLVVARDKLDNIRGVRQKLLAYELFLNKYPKWRDSVVLIQVASSSAEHSELDATISDIATRVNSLHSSLAHQPLVFLNQDLLFPQYLALISVADVFMVTSLREGMNLTSHEYIHCQDGKYTNNKHGPLILSEFTGSASVFEGHPLLVNPWNYQQCADALNTALEMPPEEREQQWTRLNDQVNAHTTDKWVKNYIEALDRAFSEQACRDNVSIPRLSVNNLMKLYRASSRRLFIVDYEGTLASWGSPTSIVLTTPKRAIDTLNDLLEDPKNTVYVMSSRMPEEMERLFRQVPGLGLIAENGCFVREAHREEWIKLIDDEETREWKDSLADMINYFHVRTEGSWVEERHSSLVFHYDNAEDPQTAGRHASDCANHINDTCQQHRIRAVAVDGAVITEPISPNKATAADLVLRHILARAEKDKDSAAKPDFLFVAGDGREDEVVFRWANKLEEKKLIENIETVTLGSANTEAKATLAQGVTGVLSCLGKLAAISHDVEPNEYLAEREIPYKI; encoded by the exons ATGCCCACCGACGCCCTCGAAGACCACGTCAAGGACACCATCGCCGAGAAACTGGACGTTGACTACGCCTGCCTGACCGTCTTCGCGAACGACTCCGATTTCGATGGCCACTATCTTCACTTCTGCAAGACGATCCTCTGGCCCGTGTTCCACTACCAGATCCCCGACAACCCAAAGAGCAAAGCCTACGAGGACCATTCTTGGGTCTACTACAAGGCCGTCAACCAGGCCTTTGCCGACAGGATCGTGCGCAACTGGAAGCGTGGTGACATCATCTGGGTCCATGACTACCACCTACTCCTCGTCCCGTCCATGATCCGCAAGCAATTGCCCGATGCCAAGATCGGCTTCTTCCTCCATACCGCTTTTCCTTCCTCCGAGGTGTTCAGGTGTCTTTCTGTCCGCAAGGAGCTGCTGTACGGCATCCTCGGTGCTAACCTGGTTGGCTTCCAGACCCAGGAGTACTGTCATCATTTCCTTCAGACCTGTAGCAGGATCCTGACGGTCGAAGCCACCAACGAGGGCGTCCAGCTGGAGGATCGTTTTGTCAATGTTGGCACGTTCCCGATTGGAATCGATCCCCCTTCGCTGGACCTGAGACGCAAGGGCAGCGACGTCGAGAATTGGATGCGTACCATAAGAGACCGATACCAGGGGAAGCGTCTCGTGGTCGCGCGAGACAAGCTGGACAATATCCGTGGCGTCAGACAGAAGCTTCTTGCCTATGAACTCTTCCTGAACAAGTACCCCAAATGGAGAGACAGT GTGGTTTTAATCCAGGTTGCATCCTCAAGTGCGGAGCATTCAGAACTCGATGCGACGATTTCAGACATAGCAACCCGGGTCAACTCGCTTCACTCGAGTCTGGCCCACCAGCCCCTGGTTTTCCTGAACCAAGATCTCCTTTTCCCTCAGTACCTCGCCTTGATCTCGGTGGCGGACGTCTTCATGGTGACAAGCCTGCGCGAGGGCATGAATCTGACAAGCCACGAGTACATCCACTGCCAGGATGGGAAGTATACCAACAACAAGCATGGCCCCTTGATTCTCAGCGAATTCACGGGGAGCGCCTCTGTCTTTGAAGGGCATCCTTTACTCGTGAATCCGTGGAACTACCAGCAATGCGCCGATGCGCTCAACACTGCTCTGGAGATGCCCCCTGAAGAACGAGAGCAGCAGTGGACTAGGCTTAACGACCAGGTCAATGCCCATACCACGGACAAATGGGTCAAAAACTACATCGAAGCCCTGGATAGAGCGTTTAGCGAACAGGCCTGTCGTGATAACGTGTCGATCCCACGACTGTCCGTCAATAACCTAATGAAGTTATACAGAGCATCGTCCCGTCGGCTGTTCATCGTCGACTACGAAGGAACTCTCGCTTCGTGGGGTTCGCCTACCAGCATCGTTCTGACAACCCCGAAACGAGCCATCGACACGCTTAATGACCTGCTGGAGGATCCCAAGAATACAGTCTATGTAATGAGCTCCAGGATGCCGGAAGAGATGGAGCGGCTGTTCCGCCAGGTCCCCGGCCTGGGCCTAATAGCCGAAAACGGATGCTTCGTTCGAGAAGCACACCGAGAGGAGTGGATCAAACTCATCGACGATGAAGAGACCCGGGAATGGAAGGACAGCTTGGCCGATATGATCAACTACTTCCACGTACGCACTGAGGGTAGCTGGGTCGAAGAGCGTCATTCTTCTCTCGTTTTCCACTACGATAACGCCGAGGATCCTCAGACGGCGGGACGGCATGCGTCGGATTGCGCGAACCACATCAACGACACGTGCCAGCAGCACCGAATTCGCGCTGTCGCCGTCGATGGCGCGGTGATAACCGAGCCGATCAGTCCCAACAAAGCCACGGCGGCGGATCTTGTGCTGAGGCACATCCTGGCCCGGGCCGAGAAGGACAAGGACAGTGCCGCCAAGCCGGATTTCCTGTTCGTGGCGGGCGACGGCCGCGAAGATGAGGTGGTCTTCCGCTGGGCCAATAAActagaagagaagaagttgATTGAGAACATCGAGACTGTCACCCTTGGTTCGGCAAATACGGAGGCAAAGGCTACTTTGGCGCAAGGGGTCACGG GAGTCCTGTCCTGCCTTGGAAAGCTCGCTGCGATTTCGCATGATGTTGAACCAAACGAATACCTGGCTGAACGGGAGATCCCTTATAAAATCTAA
- a CDS encoding uncharacterized protein (EggNog:ENOG410PPGJ), giving the protein MSHSGSQMYGSQPPPPQSYYPTGPPPSYPEWQQSKPAEHGQSWNASQVSSPPPTQVPTTSQPATSFYNPNMYGPMPGSTPSPALDHVSHSQPAPSIPSPNIDTSTWGVRYNQHYGHHHHQSSAAQGSQIPPPLPPRPTSSLDQPQTQAHLGPQPWNTAQNQHPYYPPNPPTHFPEQQQPPQHAPQFWQPHPYSDSNSGVSQAVPPKPPPIPPAYQAEVQQAQQAQQNWPNAPVYSSHPPTHNYEPPQQSQQPQHPPPPAPAPASQPQPPIPTITQMGPTGLNGSNTLNDTHALGNVPDRPPSLPPNEPSLPPPNPSIEDPSFTSSPAHVPPPTPAPVLPETTKPTNSTPGASALGSGGPSDWEHFSSTHEEVDDTEAYTFKIQKPPQATKTFELASDVPMSNRPERSESESQPPILSPPPEHDQIQQGRVSPVSSIDAGTQPSDRRQIQQADRMNSVDSFSSAVSAEDSTGQIDNVIQEWSRPVPIEDKHPVPSEKGVEPDLQTSATSEKGTSRAATPVSQLRPSVLQLSPKNSPPITSRVDQPIVQSITTIADPYADLDPWYKSSLTRYVTMLRREMATESDEEKFKIFTAFMTKESKLREILYSVEIVPDAIKTKPTNDEVPKHADQLKAPTKPELKQLDTELPIPMEQEDDVITYSPGGRPVLASSLRRKQAELKNSTGLQRSASNPTPPAQIRNRAESLNATSYVVSPVTSRNPLGELPRATSVPPAGAATIIPQASTPYTPFRYQEGPQRGSEPLSFERPAYQAYSALRQASAESGRVMTQPNSQLRRDSDAPGMPRPLRAEHDETFLGLVREKSVAYRGKRPESSLRIRAPTADPFKKGIATAILDDIRTLVPAIIPNPAADARIAAARDELEKFPDDFNFMEKSLEAWDRGASSRQGQLDGQRRARQEASEHHIDNLFNNKEIGYSDINVLETEFKQTEAQKQLNEERREYDKFVEIVFTRVDERLRAEIATLEGYYKEALDLLNSEADSGSTPKLEKFHLSCAMKNAVDIFQKIEMRHERLVEAALERERRRKKAERRFFVFLGDSSALKQMDKDFDVADKKILLEAAKARDDRANQLMDVFDEASMRGIGENQSLLDDIFAKIEKLDPSLVSDMNSLPQQAENILTLTSGFVRFLGGDSESILSSFGMADRLLNNADYELSVAEAKVANASPDIFRRLEEEKKKEDLKIEDDLNARMADVRSGHQEILKSIDDVLQHMQKGELSSSNSQGGNGADGAPVTEAIPTAAIVSSSSPLVASAPTEEEQQQDRLRKALEDAKRRNAARQAP; this is encoded by the exons ATGTCGCACTCAGGATCCCAGATGTACGGCTCGCAGCCTCCTCCTCCGCAGTCATACTATCCTACGGGCCCCCCGCCTTCATATCCCGAATGGCAGCAGAGCAAGCCGGCAGAGCATGGACAGTCGTGGAATGCATCACAGGTCTCATCCCCACCGCCTACTCAAGTTCCCACGACGTCCCAGCCGGCCACATCCTTCTATAACCCAAATATGTACGGGCCTATGCCCGGATCCACACCGTCTCCAGCGCTTGATCATGTCTCGCATTCTCAGCCGGCACCCAGCATCCCTTCACCGAATATAGATACGTCTACTTGGGGCGTACGGTACAATCAGCACTATGGCcaccaccatcatcaatCGAGTGCTGCGCAGGGCAGTCAAATTCCACCTCCTCTACCG CCACGCCCAACAAGCAGCCTAGATCAACCTCAAACACAGGCCCATTTAGGACCACAGCCGTGGAATACTGCGCAAAATCAACACCCTTACTATCCGCCCAATCCCCCTACACATTTCCCCGAACAGCAACAGCCGCCGCAGCATGCGCCGCAATTTTGGCAGCCGCACCCATATTCGGATTCCAACTCCGGCGTCAGTCAGGCGGTGCCACCCAAGCCACCGCCGATACCACCCGCGTACCAAGCGGAGGTCCAGCAGGCCCAGCAGGCCCAGCAAAACTGGCCAAACGCCCCAGTTTATTCCTCTCATCCGCCAACGCACAACTATGAACCACCACAGCAGTCACAGCAGCCACAGCATCCCCCGCCTCCAGCTCCAGCTCCGGCTTCACAGCCGCAGCCGCCCATCCCTACTATCACTCAGATGGGACCTACGGGCCTCAATGGTTCAAACACTCTAAACGATACACATGCCCTGGGCAACGTACCTGATCGACCTCCTAGTCTTCCACCAAATGAGCCTTCTCTGCCGCCACCCAATCCATCAATAGAGGACCCGAGCTTCACTTCTTCTCCGGCCCACGTACCTCCACCCACTCCCGCTCCTGTGTTGCCAGAAACCACCAAACCTACAAATTCTACACCAGGCGCTTCCGCCCTGGGCTCAGGAGGGCCGTCTGACTGGGAGCATTTTTCATCCACGCATGAGGAAGTAGATGACACAGAAGCGTACACATTCAAGATTCAAAAACCACCTCAGGCAACAAAGACTTTTGAACTGGCTTCTGACGTACCTATGTCTAACCGACCAGAAAGGTCGGAATCGGAATCGCAACCTCCGATTTTATCCCCTCCTCCAGAACACGATCAAATCCAACAGGGCCGGGTCTCTCCCGTTTCGTCCATTGACGCCGGAACCCAACCCTCAGACCGTAGACAGATTCAACAGGCTGATCGTATGAATAGTGTAGACTCTTTCTCGAGTGCGGTATCAGCTGAAGACAGCACGGGCCAGATTGACAACGTCATTCAGGAGTGGTCCCGGCCTGTGCCTATCGAAGATAAACATCCAGTCCCATCAGAAAAAGGTGTGGAGCCAGATCTTCAGACGTCCGCCACTTCTGAGAAAGGAACCAGTCGCGCGGCGACTCCCGTGTCACAACTTCGGCCTTCCGTTTTGCAGTTGTCACCCAAAAACAGCCCTCCTATAACGTCCAGAGTTGATCAACCTATTGTGCAGTCGATCACAACTATTGCTGATCCGTACGCTGACCTTGACCCATGGTACAAGTCGTCGTTAACGAGATACGTTACTATGCTTCGAAGAGAAATGGCGACGGAATCAGATGAGGAGAAGTTCAAAATTTTTACAGCATTTATGACCAAGGAGTCCAAGCTACGAGAAATACTTTACAGCGTGGAGATTGTGCCGGATGCCATTAAAACAAAGCCAACAAATGATGAAGTACCGAAGCACGCCGACCAGCTCAAGGCGCCGACGAAACCGGAGCTGAAACAGCTTGATACCGAGTTACCCATACCCATGGAACAAGAGGATGACGTTATTACCTACAGCCCAGGTGGTCGCCCCGTGCTCGCTTCGTCGCTAAGGCGAAAACAGGCAGAACTCAAGAACAGCACCGGTCTTCAGCGATCCGCGTCAAACCCTACTCCCCCGGCGCAGATTCGAAATAGGGCTGAGAGCTTGAATGCTACGAGCTACGTTGTTTCCCCTGTAACATCTAGAAACCCACTAGGAGAGTTACCAAGAGCCACCTCGGTGCCCCCAGCTGGTGCAGCCACGATCATTCCCCAGGCATCCACGCCATATACCCCATTTCGGTACCAAGAAGGTCCTCAGAGAGGTTCAGAACCTTTGAGCTTTGAGCGTCCAGCGTACCAGGCGTATTCTGCCTTAAGACAAGCATCGGCAGAGAGCGGAAGGGTGATGACGCAACCAAATTCGCAGCTACGTCGTGATTCAGATGCGCCAGGCATGCCTCGACCGCTAAGAGCTGAACATGATGAAACATTCTTGGGGCTCGTTCGGGAAAAGAGTGTTGCTTATCGAGGCAAGCGACCAGAGTCGAGTTTGAGGATCAGGGCGCCGACTGCAGATCCATTCAAAAAAGGCATAGCTACGGCGATCTTGGACGATATCCGAACTTTGGTGCCGGCAATAATACCGAATCCAGCCGCTGATGCACGGATTGCAGCTGCTCGAGACGAATTGGAAAAATTCCCTGACGACTTCAATTTCATGGAGAAGAGCTTGGAAGCATGGGATCGTGGGGCAAGCTCAAGACAAGGCCAACTAGATGGCCAACGCCGGGCACGACAAGAAGCGTCAGAACACCATATTGACAACCTTTTTAATAACAAGGAGATCGGATACTCCGATATTAATGTTCTAGAAACGGAGTTCAAGCAGACGGAGGCTCAAAAACAGCTCAacgaggagaggagagaataTGATAAATTTGTGGAGATCGTGTTCACCCGCGTGGATGAGCGGCTTAGAGCTGAGATCGCAACTCTTGAAGGCTATTATAAAGAGGCGCTCGACCTCCTTAACTCCGAAGCAGATTCTGGGTCCACACCTAAGCTTGAAAAATTCCACCTATCATGTGCGATGAAAAATGCGGTTGATATATTTCAGAAAATAGAAATGCGTCACGAAAGGCTAGTAGAAGCTGCTCTTGAGCGCgagagaagaaggaagaaggcGGAGCGCCGCTTTTTCGTCTTCCTGGGCGATTCGTCGGCCTTGAAGCAGATGGATAAAGATTTCGATGTCGCTGATAAGAAGATCCTTCTCGAAGCAGCGAAGGCCCGAGATGACCGCGCAAATCAGCTCATGGACGTATTCGATGAGGCTAGCATGCGTGGAATTGGCGAAAACCAGAGTCTCCTCGACGACATTTTCGCAAAGATTGAGAAACTCGATCCAAGTCTAGTTAGCGATATGAATAGCTTGCCACAGCAGGCTGAAAATATTCTCACGCTGACTTCTGGATTTGTCCGATTCCTTGGTGGTGACTCGGAGTCTATTCTCTCCAGCTTCGGAATGGCAGACCGCCTCCTGAATAACGCTGACTATGAGCTATCGGTGGCAGAAGCGAAGGTAGCCAACGCCAGTCCGGATATCTTCCGACGtctcgaagaagaaaagaagaaagaggatCTCAAAATCGAAGATGACCTGAATGCAAGAATGGCCGACGTTCGGAGCGGACACCAGGAGATATTGAAGAGCATAGATGATGTGCTGCAGCACATGCAGAAAGGCGAGCTATCGTCTAGCAACAGCCAGGGGGGTAATGGAGCCGACGGTGCCCCGGTAACGGAAGCGATCCCGACGGCGGCTATTGTTTCATCCTCAAGCCCGCTGGTTGCTTCGGCCCCAACCGAGGAGGAGCAACAGCAGGATCGGCTGCGGAAGGCGCTTGAAGATGCGAAAAGGAGGAATGCAGCAAGGCAGGCTCCCTAA
- a CDS encoding uncharacterized protein (EggNog:ENOG410PRIG~COG:S), translated as MNIAEIVAMHGTNSDHQAPHSAQGPIPRDTFPIFHPYPLSLIDIPWHPHHSAGGGSSSSSAAAAAASNQHQHPDLALFLRYVLDQGREWMTARMPWARSGDKSAPARPSKARVQVCSYVSRYLPYKESAENRGPSVDHWFGRRSVHEDVARRGSATLAELRGLLKDDHAENEVRYNPGVIGVERVTAYDLSKVDVGGGWKDVTACVNTITHKYPMCTTRCYAVLEITATLPTPSSPTPSPPVPDETHRISEPPAGSTKDPGFITIQIPLDPSELPESERPPRKNCIFANYISIEMVQPLLARLSEDAVKSAAGLADGGGGGSGASNPLQQIEWTMATSAHAGGWIPEAVQRSWSLGGVPKQIVKDVEFVMGYLAKRREEGERGG; from the exons ATGAACATCGCAGAGATTGTCGCCATGCATGGCACAAATTCGGACCACCAGGCTCCGCACTCTGCCCAAGGTCCAATCCCCAGAGATACCTTTCCCATCTTCCACCCTTATCCCCTTTCACTCATTGACATCCCCTGGCACCCCCATCACAGCGCCGGCGGGGGCAGCAGCTCCTcctccgccgccgccgccgccgcctccaaccagcaccagcacccTGATCTCGCTCTCTTCCTCAGATACGTCCTCGACCAGGGCCGGGAATGGATGACCGCCCGCATGCCCTGGGCCCGCTCCGGCGACAAGAGTGCTCCTGCGCGCCCGTCCAAGGCCAGGGTGCAGGTCTGCAGCTACGTCTCGCGGTATCTACCGTACAAGGAGAGCGCCGAGAACCGGGGGCCGAGCGTGGACCACTGGTTCGGCCGGCGGAGCGTGCATGAGGATGTTGCGCGGAGGGGGAGCGCGACTCTTGCGGAGCTACGCGGATTGTTGAAGGATGATCATGCTGAGAATGAGGTGCGATATAACCCTGGGGTGATAGGGGTGGAGCGGGTGACAGCGTATGATCTGTCGAAAGTGGACGTTGGAGGTGGATGGAAGGATGTCACAGCGTGCG TCAACACAATCACCCACAAGTACCCAATGTGCACAACACGCTGTTACGCAGTGCTTGAAATAACCGCCACACTCCCAACACCGTCGTCTCCAACCCCATCCCCGCCGGTCCCTGACGAAACTCACCGAATCTCGGAACCCCCCGCCGGCAGCACCAAAGACCCAGGCTTCATAACCATCCAGATACCCCTCGACCCTTCCGAACTCCCCGAATCCGAGCGCCCACCCCGCAAAAACTGCATCTTCGCCAACTACATCTCCATCGAGATGGTGCAGCCGCTTCTCGCCCGTTTATCAGAAGACGCAGTTAAATCAGCTGCGGGGCTTGCTGATGGCGGTGGAGGTGGCAGTGGAGCATCGAACCCTCTTCAACAGATAGAATGGACGATGGCCACCTCGGCGCATGCGGGCGGTTGGATCCCAGAGGCCGTGCAGCGGAGCTGGTCGCTGGGCGGCGTGCCGAAGCAGATTGTCAAAGATGTAGAATTCGTAATGGGTTATCTTGCAAAGCGACGGGAAGAGGGGGAGAGAGGGGGGTGA
- a CDS encoding uncharacterized protein (EggNog:ENOG410PMWR~COG:S~BUSCO:8750at33183) produces the protein MPLQFTAAPSSRIRKPPSRSRSTASSPFARLRRAKPNRRLQRDSEKEDEREDQDGSGTAYSPDRLPDLGPSNHLAETSLVTTVVQAIQHVQNTIFTDMPASRPGMNSTRIAHVLNFRRSLPPVVSVAHVHVLLHPPTAVEREIAHLVHTARLRRLFIPGRGTALAGLGDCLVLVEDWEFLVRSSPSLDDSLKDKFIQLLRSNAQTSAVSAAHFTPDETSALVRAGFLVSPSSLAKVTSSSINPAVALASPTDDAAVQLAPQADNQSSWSSRSFRDSTMVLSLPNLGPYLRLISAARSQMLSLLEKSKYKEAPLSLLRDRWDGAVESQAQFAVAKRARGESSGVLPGRTKKWKELYGMNFRWALEEAIGAGLIEIFDTGCVGPGVRRL, from the exons ATGCCTCTCCAGTTCACCGCAGCCCCCTCCTCCCGCATCAGAAAGCCCCCGTCCCGCTCCCGATCCACCGCGTCCTCCCCCTTCGCCCGTCTCCGCCGCGCCAAGCCGAATCGTCGCCTGCAGCGGGACAGCGAGAAGGAGGATGAAAGGGAGGATCAGGATGGCAGCGGCACTGCCTATTCGCCCGATCGGCTACCGGACTTGGGCCCCTCCAACCACCTCGCCGAGACCTCTCTCGTCACCACCGTCGTCCAGGCCATCCAGCATGTCCAGAACACCATCTTCACCGACATGCCCGCCTCGCGCCCCGGCATGAACAGCACCCGCATCGCCCACGTCTTGAACTTCCGCCGATCCTTGCCGCCAGTCGTCTCCGTCGCCCACGTCCATGTCCTCCTCCACCCTCCCACCGCCGTCGAGAGGGAGATCGCCCACCTCGTCCACACCGCGCGTCTGCGCCGCCTCTTCATCCCCGGCCGTGGCACCGCCCTGGCCGGCCTGGGCGACTGCCTGGTGCTCGTCGAGGACTGGGAGTTCCTCGTCCGCTCCAGCCCCTCCCTCGACGACTCGCTCAAGG ATAAGTTCATACAGCTCCTCCGCTCAAACGCACAAACCTCCGCCGTCTCCGCCGCCCACTTCACCCCAGACGAAACCTCCGCCCTGGTCAGGGCCGGCTTTCTCGTCTCCCCGTCCTCCCTCGCCAAGGTCACTTCGTCCTCGATCAACCCCGCTGTGGCCCTCGCGTCCCCCACGGACGATGCAGCTGTCCAGCTGGCTCCGCAGGCCGACAACCAGTCGTCGTGGAGCAGTCGCTCCTTTCGCGACTCAACGATGGTCCTGTCCCTGCCCAACCTTGGGCCTTACCTGCGCCTCATAAGCGCGGCACGCTCCCAGATGCTCTCCTTACTCGAGAAGTCCAAGTACAAAGAGGCGCCGCTGTCCCTCCTCAGGGATCGCTGGGACGGTGCCGTCGAGTCCCAGGCCCAATTCGCCGTCGCGAAGCGTGCCAGAGGAGAGTCAAGCGGCGTCCTGCCGGGGCGCACGAAGAAGTGGAAAGAGCTCTACGGCATGAATTTTAGATGGGCCCTGGAGGAAGCCATTGGCGCTGGCTTGATCGAGATATTCGATACCGGCTGCGTTGGACCTGGTGTTCGACGGCTGTAG
- a CDS encoding uncharacterized protein (EggNog:ENOG410PIHY~COG:K~BUSCO:7329at33183) — protein sequence MTSSHIFRSSPVDILRPRPCFLSSHETGGSQGIFMEGPFPQGPESPTFRKVPDSVPPSSARSHPVSIFSKPDDVITDPNLPSVANASLPSNPDQRGEGEQPKNSTHHSTLQTAREALGAVMEANRDESENVDAPPTGAASHPTESKSLHRSTEDERTEQRQKQQQQHRASPTALPDAYGNGDNPGTLMNSATVASPGPIEEDNPLEEGSHRREEESVLEDSNSKAFSYPVPMPSPNLNDPRRGMSLPHSGLSKAGPRSPSAKKHRCPYCSTEFTRHHNLKSHLLTHSQEKPYVCQTCQSRFRRLHDLKRHTKLHTGERPHICPKCGRRFARGDALARHNKGSGGCAGRRSSMGGFGVEEEYPEQGGTSGVVQADDAMEGLMYTEPERMDEEEERRLSIPSIRKDNVTPEPHSQTSASRHVSFTSHQSSTYPPLGGNRSPGGLFPPVASHAGSASPSPISPSYPPGSSGSSSFNPAHQGSSPSIFVQTTMTESPKPLSPSALSPHQLSHGHETNTLPPPSQPQQQLTPGHSPNLKPQFQQGQSPYNRSRQGSGASLGVPSMTAPGPLSLPSPQPGTPHLPPPPGLNPPDSRFTLHSQSQGSVSSIHSVNNRTDPHMQQARSPHTTSTTDMNNPDSNNINTNIFSQQRQSSLPGVSNLSVNDRIWDYVRSLETRMNGLEAEVGRLREQLASTGGNTSASGANGA from the exons ATGACTTCGTCCCACATCTTTAGAAGTTCGCCCGTTGATATCCTTCGGCCACGACCCTGCTTCCTTTCATCCCACGAAACTGGCGGCTCACAAGGTATCTTTATGGAAGGCCCTTTTCCTCAGGGTCCCGAATCTCCCACTTTTCGCAAAGTTCCAGACTCCGTGCCGCCTTCATCGGCCCGCTCGCATCCCGTCTCCATCTTCTCAAAACCAGACGACGTCATAACAGATCCGAATCTACCATCAGTCGCCAACGCCAGTCTGC CGAGTAATCCCGATCAGCGCGGAGAAGGGGAGCAGCCCAAGAACAGCACTCATCACAGTACCCTACAAACCGCGCGCGAGGCTCTCGGCGCCGTGATGGAGGCAAATCGTGATGAATCGGAGAACGTCGACGCCCCTCCGACTGGAGCTGCGTCTCACCCCACGGAGTCCAAGTCGCTTCATCGATCAACAGAAGATGAGCGTACAGAACAACGGCAGaaacagcaacagcaacaccGCGCCAGCCCCACTGCACTGCCCGACGCCTATGGTAATGGAGATAACCCGGGTACCCTGATGAATAGCGCGACAGTGGCGAGCCCAGGCCCAATTGAAGAGGATAATCCACTGGAGGAAGGATCGCACCGTAGGGAGGAAGAATCTGTGCTCGAAGATAGCAACAGCAAAGCCTTTTCTTATCCTGTACCCATGCCAAGTCCAAATCTCAACGACCCACGCCGGGGAATGAGTCTTCCGCATTCTGGCTTGAGCAAAGCAGGCCCACGCTCTCCATCTGCCAAAAAGCATCGCTGCCCTTATTGTTCTACGGAATTTACACGTCACCATAACCTAAAGAGCCATCTACTCACGCACAGCCAGGAGAAACCTTATGTCTGCCAGACCTGTCAATCGCGTTTCAGGCGCCTACATGACCTCAAACGACACACGAAGCTCCATACCGGCGAACGTCCTCACATATGTCCTAAATGTGGCAGACGGTTTGCTCGAGGAGATGCTCTAGCAAGACACAACAAAGGTTCGGGAGGCTGCGCGGGAAGGAGGTCGAGCATGGGTGGTTTTGGTGTCGAGGAAGAATATCCTGAACAGGGTGGTACCTCAGGGGTGGTGCAGGCAGATGACGCAATGGAAGGATTGATGTATACAGAGCCAGAGCGcatggatgaagaagaagagagacgTTTGAGTATACCCAGCATCAGGAAGGACAACGTTACGCCCGAGCCACACTCACAGACCTCCGCGAGCCGCCACGTCTCTTTTACGTCTCATCAATCGAGCACGTATCCCCCATTAGGCGGCAATCGCTCGCCCGGTGGTCTTTTCCCGCCCGTTGCCAGCCATGCAGGCTCCGCATCGCCTTCCCCGATATCACCGTCCTACCCGCCCGGCAGCAGCGGATCTTCCTCCTTCAACCCTGCCCATCAAGGCTCTTCTCCATCAATATTTGTGCAGACCACCATGACGGAAAGCCCAAAACCATTATCTCCCAGCGCCCTTTCACCGCATCAGCTCAGCCATGGTCATGAAACGAATACACTGCCTCCGCCATCGCAACCACAGCAGCAGCTCACTCCAGGCCACTCTCCCAATCTAAAGCCACAATTCCAGCAAGGTCAGTCGCCATATAACCGAAGCCGTCAGGGTTCGGGAGCTTCTCTTGGGGTGCCTTCGATGACCGCGCCGGGTCCGCTGAGCCTCCCTTCGCCACAGCCCGGCACGCCCCATCTTCCGCCTCCTCCCGGCCTAAATCCTCCCGACTCGAGGTTTACCCTCCATAGCCAGTCCCAGGGATCAGTGTCTTCCATACACTCCGTTAACAATCGCACGGACCCGCATATGCAGCAAGCCCGTTCTCCCCATACCACTTCGACGACAGACATGAATAATCCCGACAGCAATAATATTAATACTAATATCTTCTCACAACAGCGACAGTCTTCTCTTCCAGGTGTGAGTAATCTTTCGGTTAATGATCGGATTTGGGATTACGTGCGGTCTCTGGAGACACGCATGAATGGTTTAGAGGCGGAAGTCGGTCGCCTACGGGAACAGCTTGCCAGCACCGGCGGGAACACTTCAGCTTCCGGCGCCAACGGGGCATAA